The DNA segment AAAGGTGAAAACCCCCCTATTCCATACGGGTTTTAGGAAATTATACTGTGGGCATGTGGGTTTCGACGAAGGCGCAGTATGGTCTGAGGGCGCTGGTGGAAATTGGCCTGCGCCAGCCGCAGGCCGTACCCCTCAAGGACGTCGCTGAGGCCCAGGGCATTAGCCAACACTACCTCGAGCAGATCGCGGCCCAGCTTCGCCGGGCGGGGTTTATCCGTAGCGTGCGGGGGGCCCGTGGCGGCTATAAGCTGGGCCGCCCCAGTGAGAAAATCGATGCCCTCGAGGTGGTGGAGGCGCTGGAAGGAAGCCTGGCGCCGGTGATCTGCCTGGATGACCCCGAGCTGTGCTGGCAGACCGGGCACTGTTCCACCGAGAACCTCTGGAAGCGAGTGGATGAGGCCATGCGGGGGGTTTTGCGCAGCACCACCCTGAAGGACTTAATCGAAGAGCGACGGCTGATCGAGTCCCGCAAGCTGGTGCAGCTCGAGCCAACCATGTCCCTGACGCAGGGCGGCACGCCGCTCCAGCCATGATTTACCTCGACTACGCCGCGACCACGCCCCTCGACCCCGAGGTAAAGGCCATGGTGGAGGGGGTACTGGGGGTATACGGCAACCCCAGCTCGGTGCATAGTCCAGGGCGGGAGGCCCGAAGCCTGCTTGAGGAAGGGCGCGAGCGGCTGGCCCGGGCGATAGGGGCTAAGCCTCGAGAACTCGTGCTGACCAGTGGGGGCACCGAGGCCGACGCCCTGGCTCTGTATGGGGTCGCCCTGGCCCGGGGGCGGGGGCATCTGGTAAGCACTGCGGTAGAGCATTCTGCGGTACTGCTGGCCCTGAAGAACCTCGAGCGCCTGGGCTTTGCGGTTACCTTGCTTCAGCCCGACCAGCACGGTCTGGTCTACCCCGAACAGGTGGCCGAGGTCATCCGCGCCGATACCGTGCTGGTCTCGGTTATGGCGGTGAACAACGAGATTGGCACCCTGTACCCCATTCAAGAGATTGCCCAGGTCTGCCAGGCCCGGGGTGTACTTTTTCATACCGATGCGGTGCAGGCGCTGGGGAGCGTACCCTGCCACCTCGAGCATCTGGGGGCCGACCTGCTCTCGCTGGCGGCCCACAAGTTTTACGGCCCCAAAGGCGCTGGGGCCCTCTATGTGCGCAAGGGGGTGGAGCTTTTCCCGATTGTGCCGGGCAAGCAGGAGCAGGGCTACCGGGGCGGTACCGAGAACCTGCCGGCGGTGTATGGGATGGGCCTGGCTGCCGAAAAGGCGGTGGCGCTTTTGGCCGAGGAATCCCAGCGGCTTTTGGCCTTGCGGCAGCGGCTCGAGGCCCGGCTGCTGGCCCTGCCTGGAGTGGAGCTCAACGGCCACCCCACGCTACGCAGCCCCCGGCATGTAAACGTCACGGTCAAAGAGGCCGACGGTGAAGGGCTTTTGCTCAACCTCGACCTGCTGGGCGTGGCCGCTTCCTCGGGCTCAGCCTGCAGCAGCGGGAGCCTCGAGCCCTCCCATGTGCTGCTGGCCATTGGACGCAGCAGGGAAGAGGCCAGGGCCTCGGTGCGCTTTAGCCTGGGGCGCTTCACCACCGAGGCCGAGGTGGATCAGGCCGCCCGGGCCTTTGCCGAGGCCGTGGGGCGCTCGAGGGTCTACACCTAACCCCCTACTTTTTGCCGTTGCTTGAGGGCGGCTTCGCGCAGCTCACGCCGTAAAACTTTGCCCACGGCAGTTTTAGGCAGCTCGCTGCGAATCTCGTAGATGCGTGGCACTTTGTAGGCGGCCAGGTTCTCACGGCAGTATTTGTCCAGCTCTTCGCTGGAGAGGGTAATGCCGGGCTTGGGCACCACAAAAGCCGCCACTGTTTCACCCCGGTACTCATCGGGAAGCCCCACCACGGCGGCCTCGGCCACGCCGGGATGGGCAAACAGCACCTCCTCCACCTCACGCGGGTAGATGTTGTAGCCCCCGGCGATAATCATGTCTTTCTTGCGATCGACAATGTAAAAGTAACCGTCCTCATCCATGCGGGCCATGTCGCCTGTGAGGAGCCAGTCGATTTTGATGGTCTTGGCGGTCTCATCGGGGCGCTGCCAGTAGCCCAGCATGATGTTGGGCCCCCGCACGGCCAGCTCGCCCACCTCGCCCGGTGGCAGCTCGTGCAGGTTCTCGTCCAGAACTTTGGCATCGATGCCCGGCATGGGAATACCAATGCTGCCCATCTTGCGCAGGCCCGAAAGGGGGTTGCAGTGGGTGCAGGGTGCCGCTTCGGTAAGGCCGTAGCCCTCCACCAGCTTGCCTCCGGTGAGGGCTTCAAATTTTTTGGCTACCTCCACCGGTAAAGCCGCTGAACCGGAGATGCAGACCCTCACCGTGCCCACCTTGCGCTTTTCTATGCCAGGGAAGTTGATGAAGCCAATGTAGAGTGTGGGCACCCCAGGAAAGTGCGTAACCCCATGCTTCTCGATGGCCTCGATGCAGGGCTTGACCTCGGGGCGGGGCAGCAGCACGATCTTGTACCCACCTGCCAGGCCGTAGTTCATGCCCACAGTCATGCCGTAGACGTGGAAGAAGGGAATGGCCCCCAGCATGACCCCCTTGCCTTCGAATTCCTTTACCTCCTCGCCACCCCAGGCAATAACCTGGTAGGTGTTGGCCACCAGGTTGCGGTGGGTGAGCATGGCCCCCTTGGAAAGGCCGGTGGTTCCCCCGGTGTACTGCAGCAGGGCTACATCGTCGGGTTTGGCAGGGTAGGGCTCGGCAACCGGGGTTGCGCTGCGCAGGGCTTTGCTAAAGTCCAAACGCTTTGGATGCTGGGGAAGTGTGACCCAGCGCTTTTCCCGCCGGGCTTTGAGGGGGAAGAGAAGGTTTTTGGGGAAGGGCAGGTAGTCCTGGATGCCGGTGGTAAAGACCCGCTTGACCGGCACGTCCTCCTCAATTTCGGCGTAGCGGGGCCAGAGCATATCCAGGATGATCAGGGTCTCGGCCCCGGCATCGGAAAGCTGGTGGCGTAGCTCGCGGGGCGTATACAGGGGGTTGACGTTTACACAAATGCCCCCAGCCGCCAGCGTTCCGTAAAAAGCAATCACAAACTGGGGGGAGTTGGGCAGCATGATGGCGACCCTATCACCCGGCTGCACGCCCTGGGCCCTTAGGGCCCCAGCAAACTTCAGCACCGATTCCCAGAGCTGACGGTAGCCGATGACTTTACCCATGAACTCGAGGGCTACGTTATCGGGGTACTTTTGCGCACTATCGGCCAGCAGTTTCCAAAGCGGCGCCTCGGGGAACTGAACATCCGCCGGGACGCCTTTATCGTAGTGTTTTAGCCAGGGTTTCATCATCATCACGCTCCTGCGTTGGAGTCCTGCTTGGTTTGCTCCAAGTCTAGCAAAACCTATACCGAGTTCAAGCTGCGGCTGCTATTTGTGTCCTGAACAGACTTTGGGCCAGGTAGCCAACCGGCCCAGCACAGCCTTTTGTGGC comes from the Meiothermus cerbereus DSM 11376 genome and includes:
- a CDS encoding RrF2 family transcriptional regulator, with the protein product MWVSTKAQYGLRALVEIGLRQPQAVPLKDVAEAQGISQHYLEQIAAQLRRAGFIRSVRGARGGYKLGRPSEKIDALEVVEALEGSLAPVICLDDPELCWQTGHCSTENLWKRVDEAMRGVLRSTTLKDLIEERRLIESRKLVQLEPTMSLTQGGTPLQP
- a CDS encoding cysteine desulfurase family protein → MIYLDYAATTPLDPEVKAMVEGVLGVYGNPSSVHSPGREARSLLEEGRERLARAIGAKPRELVLTSGGTEADALALYGVALARGRGHLVSTAVEHSAVLLALKNLERLGFAVTLLQPDQHGLVYPEQVAEVIRADTVLVSVMAVNNEIGTLYPIQEIAQVCQARGVLFHTDAVQALGSVPCHLEHLGADLLSLAAHKFYGPKGAGALYVRKGVELFPIVPGKQEQGYRGGTENLPAVYGMGLAAEKAVALLAEESQRLLALRQRLEARLLALPGVELNGHPTLRSPRHVNVTVKEADGEGLLLNLDLLGVAASSGSACSSGSLEPSHVLLAIGRSREEARASVRFSLGRFTTEAEVDQAARAFAEAVGRSRVYT
- a CDS encoding long-chain-fatty-acid--CoA ligase; translation: MMKPWLKHYDKGVPADVQFPEAPLWKLLADSAQKYPDNVALEFMGKVIGYRQLWESVLKFAGALRAQGVQPGDRVAIMLPNSPQFVIAFYGTLAAGGICVNVNPLYTPRELRHQLSDAGAETLIILDMLWPRYAEIEEDVPVKRVFTTGIQDYLPFPKNLLFPLKARREKRWVTLPQHPKRLDFSKALRSATPVAEPYPAKPDDVALLQYTGGTTGLSKGAMLTHRNLVANTYQVIAWGGEEVKEFEGKGVMLGAIPFFHVYGMTVGMNYGLAGGYKIVLLPRPEVKPCIEAIEKHGVTHFPGVPTLYIGFINFPGIEKRKVGTVRVCISGSAALPVEVAKKFEALTGGKLVEGYGLTEAAPCTHCNPLSGLRKMGSIGIPMPGIDAKVLDENLHELPPGEVGELAVRGPNIMLGYWQRPDETAKTIKIDWLLTGDMARMDEDGYFYIVDRKKDMIIAGGYNIYPREVEEVLFAHPGVAEAAVVGLPDEYRGETVAAFVVPKPGITLSSEELDKYCRENLAAYKVPRIYEIRSELPKTAVGKVLRRELREAALKQRQKVGG